The DNA sequence TTCTCTTATACAAGGATATGATTTTTTGTATTTAAACCAAGTCAAAAATTGCCAACTGCAAGTTGGGGGGTCTGACCAATGGGGAAATATCACAACAGGGATAGAATTAATTCGAAAAAAAACAGGAAAAAAAGTATATGGATTTACTTTTCCTTTAATTACTCAATCTAATGGAATTAAATTTGGAAAAAGTGAGAAAGGAGAAAATATATGGCTAGACGAAAAAAAAACATCTCCATATAAATTTTATCAATTTTGGATGAATCTTTCTGATTTTGAAATCGAAAAGTATATTAAAATATATACTTTTTTATCTAAAGAAAAAATTGAAAATTTGATTTTTGAACATAAAAAACATCCAAATAGAAGATTCTTGCAAAGAAAACTAGCTAATGAAATTACTGAATGGGTTCATGGAAATGAAATTTCCAAAAAAATGATAGAAATTACGAGTATTTTATTTGGAAAAAAAAATAAACCCCTTCAATTATTAAATGAGAAAACTTTTATTTCTATATATAATCATATTCCACATATGTTTATATCTTATGAAAATTTTGAAAAAGGAATTTTTTTATTAGATCTCTTAAAAAAAAGTGGTTTTTTTTCTTCTAAAAGTAAAGCGAATCGTGCTTTAAAAGAAAATTCAATTCATTTAAATCAAATTCTTGTAAAAGAAAATATTTTGATTAAAAAAGAAAACATAATAGGAAAAAAATATATTTTATTTCAATTTGGAAAAAAAGAATTTTTTATTATAAAAATTGAATAACTTTAATACCATCAATATCCAAAATTTTTTAATTTTTTATAATCATATCTCCAGTTTTTACAAACTTCTACATCCAATGTCAATTGGATTTTTTTCTTAAAAAAAGATTCTATACTATTTATAGAAAAAAGTTTTAATTTTTTAATAGCATTTCCTTTTTTTCCTATTAATATTCCCTTTTGAGAAGGTCTTTCTACATATATATATGATAATATATATATAAAAGTATTTTTAACTTTAAAAAATTTTGTCTGTATTTCTACAGAATAAGGAATTTCTTTTTTATAGAAAAAAAATATTTTTTCTCTTATAATTTCATTAACAAAAAAACGTTCAGATCTATTACTTAGATAATTTTTTTTAGGATAAAAAGGTGGATGTTCAGATAATAAAGATATTATTTTATTCATTAATAGATCTTGATTCATTTTTTTTAATGCAGATATCGGTAATATTTCTGAATTAGGAAATAATTTATGCCAATAGTTTATTGTATAATATAATGTATCTTTTTTATATTGTATTCCAATTTTATCAATTTTATTAATCAATATAATAATAGGAACATTTTTTTTTTAATGTGATTAAATAATGAAACATTTTCAAATTTTCCTATTTCTGTAGTAAATAGAATAATATCTGCATCTTCCAATGATTTTTTCACATATTCCATCATAATTTTTTGCATGGGATAAATAGGATCAATAATACCCGGAGTATCCGAAAATATAATCTGAAAATCAGATCTATTTACGATTCCTAATATTCTATGACGAGTAGTTTGTGGTTTTTTTGTGATAATAGAAAGTTTTTCTCCTACAAGAGAATTCATTAAGGTAGATTTTCCTACATTAGGAAATCCTATAATATTAACAAAACCGGATTTATGAATCATTTATTGAAGTGATTTTTTTAAATATTTATATTTTCAATTTTTTCTGACTGTCGAAATACAATTCCTTTTTCTTTGAAAAAATCTATTAGAATTTTATGATTTTTTTTAATTTTTCCTTTTATGATTTCTTTAGAAAGATAATTCAAAATATCATGTTGAATCACTCTTTTTAAAGGTCTTGCTCCAAAATGAGGATCATATCCTTTTTCGGATAAATATTCTATAGCTTCATTAGTCGATTCTATTAATATATTTTTTTTATCATGTAGTAATTTTCCTAATTTTTTCATTTGAAGTTTAACAATATCTTTTATCTCTTTTCTAGAAAGAGGATTAAACAAAATGATTTCATCTATACGATTAATAAATTCAGGTCTTACTACATTTTTCAATAAATTTATTAAATCTTTTTTTGTTTCTTCCATTCTATTTCTACTAGAAGAAAATTCTTTATCCAATTTTTTCTGAATGATATTTGCTCCTATATTGGAAGTCATAATAATAATAGTATTTGTAAAATTAACCGTTCTTCCTTTATTATCCGTTAGTCTTCCATCATCCAAAATTTGTAAAAGTATGTTAAAAACATCTGAATGAGCTTTTTCTATTTCGTCTAACAAAATAACACTATAAGGACGTCTTCGTATAGCTTCTGTTAATTGTCCACTTTCATCATAACCTATATATCCAGGAGGAGCTCCTATGAATCGACTTACAGAATGACGTTCTTGATATTCGCTCATATCTATACGAACCATATTATTTTCATCATCAAATAAATATTCTGCTAAAGTTTTAGCTAGTTCTGTTTTTCCTACTCCTGTACAACCCATAAAAAGAAAAGATCCTATAGGTTTTTTTTCATCTTGTAATCCTGCTCTAGAACGTCGTATAGAATCTGCTATAGATTGAATAGCATTATCTTGTCCTATCACTCTTTTGTGTAATTCTTTTTCCAAGAATAATAATTTTTCTTTCTCGCTTTGCAACATTTTAGTAACAGGAATTCCTGTCCATTTAGATACGATTTGAGCTATATCTTCTCTATAAACTTCTTCTTGTATCATTTTATTCCCCTTATATTCTTGTTTTTTTAATTCATTTTCTAATATTTTAACTTTATTTTCTTTTTCTTTGATTTTACCATATCTTAGTTCTGCTACTTTTCCATAATCTCCTGATCTTTCAGCCTGTTCTGCTTCAAATTTATAATTTTCTATTTTATCTTTCGCTTTTTGAATTTCTTCAACTAAATCTTTTTCATTTTGCCACTGAGTTTGCAGTTTTGTTTTCTCTTTATTTAATTTATATAATTCTTTTTTTAAAGGAATTAATTGTTTTTCATCATTTTCTCTTTTTAAAGCTTCTACTTGTATTTCCATATGCATGATTTTTCTATACAGAATATCTAATTTTTCTGGTTTTGAATTTATCTCCATTCTTAATTTAGAAGCAGCCTCATCTATAAGATCAATAGCTTTATCTGGTAGAAAACGTTCATTAATATAACGTTTAGACAATTCTACAGCAGATATAATAGATTCATCTTTTATTCTTACTTTATGATGACTTTCGTATTTTTCTTTAATTCCACGTAATATAGATATTGCATCATCAATAGAAGGTTCATCTACATATACTTGTTGGAATCTTCTTTCTAAAGCTTTATCTATTCTGAAATATTTTTGATATTCATTTAAAGTTGTAGCTCCTATAGCTCTAAGTTCTCCTCTAGCTAATGCAGGTTTTAAAATATTGGCGGCATCTATAGCCCCTTCGCCTCCTCCTGCACCAATTAAAGTATGAATTTCATCAATAAATAAAATAATTTCTCCATCTGAAAATATTACTTCTTTGACTACGGCCTTCAGTCTTTCTTCAAATTCTCCTTTGTATTTAGCTCCTGCAATTATAGAAGCCATATCTAAAGAAAATATTTGTTTATTTTTTAAATTATCTGGAATATCTTCACTAATAATACGATGAGCTAATCCTTCAGCAATCGCTGTTTTTCCTACTCCTGCTTCTCCTATCAATATAGGATTGTTCTTTGTTCTTCTAGATAATATTTGCAAAACTCTACGGATTTCTTCATCACGTCCAATAACAGGATCTAATTTACCTCTGTAAGCCCATTCATTAAGATTTTTTGCATATTTATCCAAAGCATTATAAATATTCTCTGCTGTAGAAGAGATGATTTTTCCGTTTTTTTTTCTCATATATTCAATAATTTCTTTTATTTTTTTTTTCGTGATTCCTTCATCTTTTAGTAATTTCGAAGTAAAATCAAAACTCATAAAAATTCCATAAAAAATATGCTCTATAGAAATAAATTTATCTTTTAATGTATGAGCGTAATTTTCTGCAATATTCAACATTTTTGTTACATATAAACTAAAATGTAAAGTCAAAGGTCCACTAATAATTTTTGGATAATGAGAAATCATACGGTCTAATCCAATAGTTATTGATTGAAAATTTATTTTTAATTTTTTGAAAAAAAAAGGAATTATATTTTTTTCAATTTCTAACATTGATTTTAAAATATGTGCATTTTCAACAGTTTGTTGACTATTTTTTAACGTTAAATACTGTGCTTTTTGTATTACTTCTTGTGATTTAATCGTAAACTTATTATAATCCATGTAAAAATGAAATTTATATTTTTATAATATAAAAAAAATTTATAATGAGAATCACTATCAAAAAAAATTATGTCAAAATAATTATTTTCGTACTATGATCAAAAAAGAAGAAATTCAATCTATTTCAGAAAGAATCCATAGAATATATTCTATTCTAAAAATAGATCAAATAAAAAAGCACATCGATAAAGAACAAGAAAAAATATCTAATCCTAATTTTTGGAAAGATTATAAAAAATTCAAAACTTTTATAAAATATATGCATGATATGAAAACATGCATAAAAAATTTTACAAAATTAAAAAACGCTTTTGAAGAGTTAGAAATAATATTTTCTCTTTCAAAAGAACAAAATTTAGAAAAAGAGTTTGAAAATCAATTATATAAAACAAAAAAATTACTTTTAAATATAGAATTTGAAAATATTTTTTCAGAAAAAGAAGACTCTTTCAACGCTATATTGCAAATCTCTTCTGGAGCTGGAGGAACTGAAAGTTGTGACTGGACTTTTATGTTAACGAGAATGTATTCCATGTGGGCTGAAAAAAAGAATTTTTTTGTAAAAAAAATTCACTCTCTCCATGGAGATGTCGTTGGTATTAAATCTGTTACATTAGAAATTAATGGGCTCTATGCTTTTGGATATTTGAAAGGAGAAAATGGAGTACATAGATTAATACGAATATCTCCGTTTGATAGTAATTCAAAACGCCATACTTCTTTTTCTTCTGTATATGTTTATCCTATGATAAATAAGAATATTAATATAGATATTAAAACATCAGATATACAATGGGAAACTTTTCGTTCTAGTGGAGCAGGAGGACAAAACGTAAATAAAGTAGAAACAGGAGTAAGATTACGTCATAATCCTACGGGAATTATTATAGTAAATACAGAATCAAGATCTCAAATACAAAATAGACAAAAAGCTTTGCAAATATTAAAATCTAGATTGTATGAAATAGAAATTATTAAAAATAATAATAAAAAAGAAAAAATAGAATCAAAAAAAAAAAAAATAGAATGGGGTTCTCAAATTCGAAATTATATTATGCATCCTTATAAATTAGTAAAAGATTTAAGAACCGGTTATGAAACTACAAAAATTCAATCTGTAATGGACGGAGAAATAGATGTTTTTTTAAAAAAATTTTTATATAAAACAGAAAATAAAAATTAGTTATTCAATTTCAATGAAAATCCGTTACGCTGATCTTATAGATCAAACTTTTGATTTTCCCACTGAGGAATTTTCTATAAAAAATAATTTTTTAGAATTTCACGGAATTCCATTAATGGAACTTATTAAAAAATACGGAACTCCATTAAAATTTACATATTTACCAAAAATATCTAAAAATATACAAAAAGCAAAAAAATGGTTCGAAAAAGCAATTCATTCCAATCAATATAACAATAAATATACCTATTGTTATTGCACAAAAAGTTCTCATTTTTCTTTTGTTTTAGAAGAAGTTCTAAAAAATAATATTAGTATTGAAACTTCATATGCTTATGATATAGAAATTGTAAAAAATCTTTATCAAAAAGGAAAAACTACTAAAAATATTGAAGTTATATGCAATGGATTTAAAACGAAAAATTATATTGAAAATATATCAGAACTTATTAATAGTGGATTTTATAATACTATACCAATATTAGATAATTCTGATGAATTAGAGAAACTAAGTTTAGTAATTCATTATCCTTTTAAATTAGGAATACGTATTGCTTCTGAAGAAGAACCTAAATTTGAGTTTTATACTTCTAGATTAGGAATTGGATATAAAGATATTATTGTTTTTTATTTAAATAAAATAAAAAATAATCCTAAAATAAAATTAAAAATGTTGCATTTTTTTATAAATACAGGAATAAAAGATACTGCTTATTATTGGAATGAACTTTTCAAGTGTTTGCATATTTATGCTAAATTGAAAAAAATAGCACCAGAATTAGAAATTTTAAACATAGGAGGAGGGTTTCCCATTAAAACATCCATGTCTTTTAAATACGATTATGAATACATGACAAATGAAATAGTTTATCAAATAAAAAAATTCTGTCAAAAAGAAAATATTTATGAACCTCATATTTATACAGAATTTGGAGCTTATACAGTGGGAGAAAGTGGAGGGATTTTATATAAAATACTTAACCAAAAACGTCAAAATGATAGAGAAAAATGGAACATGATAAATAGTTCTTTTATGACTACACTTCCTGATACTTGGGCAATAAGTCGTAGATTTATTATGATGGCAATTAATCGTTGGAATGATTGTTATGAAAGAGTTTTTTTAGGAGGATTAACATGTGATAGTGATGATTATTATAATTCAGAACAACATATGAATGCAATATATCTTCCTTGTTTTCATAAAAAAACTCCACTTTATATTGGATTTTTCAATACTGGAGCTTATCAAGATACAATAAGTGGATATGGTGGAGTACATCATTGTTTAATTCCTCAACCTATTCATATATTGATAGATCATGATAAAGAAAAAAATTTTGTATATAAAATTTTTCGTCCATCACAAAGTCCGGAAGAAATTTTAAAAATATTGGGTTATTGAAATTAAATAAAAAAAAAACTTTTGCAGGAATTTCTAAAAAATATTCAACACTTAATAACTGTAAAATAGTTCTTATTCCAGTACCATATGATTATACTCAAACATGGAAAAAAGGGGCTAAAAAAGGACCTAAAGCTTTTTTAACTGCAGCAGAACATATGGAATTATATGATATTGAAACCAATTCAGAAGTATATAAAAAAGGAATATTTATAGTTCCTTCTATTATTAATTCTTCAATTTCTATAAAAAAAATGATAGAAAAAGTCTATAATATTACAAAAAAATATCTTTTAAAAGAAAAATTTATTACCCTTATAGGAGGAGATCATTCTATATCAATAGGCAGCATTCGAGCTTTTGGAGAAAAATATAATAATAATTTAAGTATTCTCCATATGGATGCGCATACAGATTTACGTCCTATATATAAAGGAACTCCTTATAACCATGCATGTTCTATGCATGAAGCATCTAAAAAATATCCCATAATCCAAATAGGAATTCGTAGTATGGATATAGTAGAAAAAAAATATATCCAAAAAAAAAACATATTTTATATGCACAAAATTTATAAAAATGATTTATGGATGAAAAATGCTATTTCTAAATTATCTACTAATGTATTTATTAGTATAGATATAGATGTTTTTGATCCTAGCATAGCCCCTTCTACAGGAACTCCAGAACCAGGAGGTTTATCTTGGTATACCGCCTTAAAATTTTTTAAAAAAGTTTTTAAAAAAAAAAATATAATAGGATTTGATATAGTTGAACTTTTACCTAATCAAAAAGAATCCTCTACAGATTTTTTAGCAGTCAAACTTTATTATAAATTACTATCATATAAGTATAATATAAAAAAGTAAATTCATTTATTAATATGAATCAAAAAATTATTATAGCTATAGATGGATATTCTTCATCCGGAAAAAGTACTTTAGCAAAAGCTATTTCTAAAAAGTTAAAATATAAATATATAGACAGCGGGGCTATGTATAGAAGTGTCACTTTATTTGCTATTCAAAACAAAATTTTTAATAGTGATTTATGGAATATACAAAATTTTATTCCTATTTTGAAAGAAATAAATTTAAAATTTAAATGGAATAAAAAATATAATCAAACAGATATTTTTTTAAATAAAGAAAATATTCTTTATAAAATTAGATCAGAACAAGTAGAAGATAAAGTAAATTTCATTTCTCAAATTCCGGAAGTTAGAGAAAAATTAACTCTTATGCAAAGAAATATGGCAGAAGAAAAAAAAGGAATTGTTGTAGATGGAAGAGACATAGGAAATTATGTATTTCCTAAATCAGAACTAAAAATATTTATGAAAGGATCTATAGAAATTCGTTCTTATAGGAGATATAAAGATCTAAAAAAAAGAGGAAAAAAAATATCTTATGAAGAAGTAAAAAAAAATCTAATTTATAGAGATATAATGGATACTTCACGAAATATTTCTCCACTTAAAAAATCTATAGATTCTATAGAAATAGATAACACATTTTTAAGTGTAGAAAAACAATTAAATCTCATTTTTAAATTAATTAATAAAAAAAAATAGTCATATCTGTCATACATATGAAATTATTAAATGGAAAAATAGCTGTAGTTACAGGAGGTTCAGGAGATATAGGTAGATCTATAATAAAAACTTTCGTAAAACATGGAGCTCATGTTATTTTTACATTTTTTTCTTCAAAAAATGAAGCAAAAAAAATAGAGTTTGAATTTCAAAATATAGTTGAAGCATATAAAATAGATCTTTCAGATTTCAATTCTTCAGAAAACTTAGTAAAAAAAGTAATAAAAAAATATGGAAGATTAGATATATTAGTAAACAATGCAGGAATTATAAGAGATAATTTTTTGCTTAAAATTTCCAAAAAAGATTGGGATTATGTTCTAAAAACTAATCTATACTCTATATTTAATTTAACAAAACATGCTATTCATCCTATGATGAAACAAAAAAAGGGAAGCATTATTAATATGAGTTCCGTTGTCGGACTAACGGGAAATATTGGTCAATCTAATTACGCAGCATCTAAAGCGGGAATTATTGGATTCACAAAATCAATAGCCAGAGAATTAGGAAAAAAAAATATTCGTTGTAATGCTATAGCACCTGGATATATCGTAACAAAAATGAATTCTCACTTCAGATCTAAAATCAAAGAAAATTGGATAAAAAATATTCCATTAAAAAGACCAGGAACTCCTCAAGAAATAGCAAACTCTACTTTATTTTTGGCTTCAGATTTATCAGATTATATTACCGGTGCTGTATTAAACGTAAATGGAGGATTAATTTAAACCATAACAAATAATGTATTCGGATAAAAAAATTGTACAAAGCTTAGGGGTAATTTTAAAAGCAAAATCTATATTCAATATTATCATATCTCCAGGATCTAGAAACGCTCCAATCATTATACATTTTACTCAACATAAAGATTTTAAAACTTATAGTATTGTAGATGAAAGATGTGCTGGTTTTTTTGCTTTAGGAATAGCTCAACAAATAAGAAAACCTGTAGTTGTTAGTTGTACTTCTGGTTCTTCTGTTGTTAATTATTATCCCGCTGTAACGGAAGCTTTCTTCCAAAATATTCCACTTGTTTTAGTAACAGCAGATAGACCAAAAGAAATTATAGATATATTTGAAGGACAATCTATTTATCAAGAAAATATTTTTCAAAAACATGTAGAAGCTTCTGTTCAATTAACAGAAGATGAATCTAAATCAGGGATATGGTATAATGATAGATTAATGAATGAATCTATTAATAAATGTATTATTAAAAATAAACCTATACATATTAATATTCCATTTTCAGAACCACTTTATGGTACTACAAATCATTTACAAGTAAAACCTAAAATTATAAAAACTATACCTGTTAAAAATTATGTTGAAATATGTGATTATAAAAAAGAACAATATGTGTGGAAAAAATATGGAAAAAAAATGATCCTATTAGGATTGTATTATACAGAAAAAAATACGGAAAAAATTTTAAGAAAATTAAGTTTAGATCCTTCTGTTGTAATTTTTACGGAAAAAACATCATCTCATGCATATGGAAAGAATTTTTTCTCATGTATAGATCAACTTATTTTTAATATGAATCTTAAAGAATGGATAAATTTTAAACCTCATATTTTATTAACCATTGGAATCAATATTATATCTAAGAAAATAAAAATTCTTTTAAGAAAGTCTCCTCCGATATATCATTGGCATATAGGAGAACATAACGGAAAATATCCGGATACTTATTATAAATTAACTACTTATTGGCCTATTAATCCAGGATTATTTTTAAAAATTTTTTATTATAACAATATAACATCTGTTCCTTATTCAGATTATAAAAAAAAATGGGAAAAGTTGAGAAAGGAAAAAATGAAAAAACATAAATTTTTTTTAAAAAAAGAAAAAAGTTTTTCAGATTTAAACGTTTTATTTTTTGTATTTAAATCTATACCTAATCATACTATTCTACAATTAGGAAATAGTATGATTATAAGATACTATCAACTTTTTAATGAAAAAAAATATTCTATTAAATCCTATTGTAATCGTGGAACCTCAGGAATAGATGGATCTGTTTCAACTGCTATAGGTTCTGCTACAATAAGAAAAAAAATTGTAACATTAATTGTTGGAGATTTAAGTTTTTTTTATGACAGTAATGCTTTATGGAATAATTATATTCCAAAAAATTTTCGGATTATACTTATTAATAATGGAGGGGGAAATATCTTCAAATTTATATCAGAAAAAAAACTACCTGAAAAGATATTTCATTTTTTTGAAACAAAACATATTTTTTCTGCAGAAAAAATATGTGAAATGTATCATTGGAAATACGAGGAAATATCTGATTTTTATACTTTAAAAAATAGTTTATCATGTTTTTGGAAAAAATCAAATCAACCTTGTTTATTGGAAATCAATACTAAAACGTCTAATAATGATAAAATTTTAAAAAAGTATTTATCTTATTTATCCTAATTTCAATATAAAAAACAAAGAATATCCCATAAGGCTTTAATCCTTGCAAAAACTTCTCTGAATTGTATTTTACTGTCAAAAGTAAGGTTTTTAGCATTAAATCCAATGACATCCAAGCCCAAACAATTTCCAATAAAAATTGCTCTTTCATTATGAAACTTTTGAGATATAATTGTAAACTTTTTTTGGTGAAAAATTTTATGAGCTCTTGCAATAGAATGCAATGTACTAATTCCATAAAAATCTTCATATATAAAATGAGAAGGAATTCCTTTTTTAATTAATTCCTTTTTCATCATTTTTGGTTCATTGTAGTTTTTTTCTCTATTATCTCCACTTACAATAATATAACGTATTTTATTATGACGAAAAAGAAAAAAAGCCGCGTCTATTCTGTATTTAAAATAAGCGTTAATTCCTCCTCCATACAAATATTTAGAAGTTCCTAAAACTACACCAAATGTATTATATGGAATATAATTAATAGAATCATAACTTTTTCTTTTTGACCAAAAACTTATTCCAAGATAACAGAATACAATAAATGAAATGATAAGAAAAAATATACGTTTTATTTCTAATTAACACATTCTAAAAAGAATTATCCTCTATAATCCATTCTCCTTTTTTTAAAAAAAGATCTATATGTTTGAATTTAATATTTTTAATTTCTCCCGTAGTTAAATGACGAATATTAATTCTATTGTTTCTTCCTAATTTTTTTTCTTTCATAAAAAGATTTTTTTTTAAATTATTTTTTGGAAAACAAAAAATATCTCCTGTTATAATTTTTGCTTTAAGAAAAAAAGAAATAATTCTTTTGTTTATACCATAAACTCTTTCTTGAAATAAATTAAAAGCATTTTGTTTATAAACAATAAGAGGATCTTTTTGTTCAAAAACAGCATTTTGTACAGAAAAACGCAAACTATCCATTTCACGTAAATGTTCTTTCCATTTTTCATCCATGAAACATAATATAGTCTTTTTTTCAAACA is a window from the Blattabacterium cuenoti STAT genome containing:
- a CDS encoding SanA/YdcF family protein gives rise to the protein MYGGGINAYFKYRIDAAFFLFRHNKIRYIIVSGDNREKNYNEPKMMKKELIKKGIPSHFIYEDFYGISTLHSIARAHKIFHQKKFTIISQKFHNERAIFIGNCLGLDVIGFNAKNLTFDSKIQFREVFARIKALWDILCFLY